The sequence TTCATAGAGAATATTGGGGATTGTTCCTGAGAATATGGACAAAATCATCCCGAAAATACTGGGAATTccgggggaattttgggaatttcctgGAGAATACTGGGAATTCCTGAGAATATTGGGATTCACTAGAGAATATTGACAAATCCTGGGGAAtactgggaattcctggagaaaTTGGGATTCCTGGAGAATATTGAATCCTGAGAATACTGGGATTCCTAGAGAATAGGAAATTGGAAtactgggaattcctggagaaaTCTGGGATTTCCTGGGGAATATTGACAAATCATAGAGAATATTGGGATTTCCTGAAGAATattgggaattcccagggaattttgggaattgctGGGGAATATTGGGATTTCCTGGAGAATATTGACAAATCCTGGAAAATACTGGGAATTccgggggaattttgggatttcctggGGAATACTGGGAATTCATGAGGAATACTGGGAATTCCTTCGGAATACTGGGAATTTGCAGAGAATAGTGGGAATtgatggggaaaattgggatttccTGGAGAATATTGACACATCCTGGGGAATacttttgggatatttgggattttcctcaGTGCCTGTTGGTCTGTGGGAAGCTGAgatgagctgggaatgggaatattCCAGAATATGGATGGAATTATTGGGAATATGGGGTGGTCAGTGATGCTGACAGGCCTTTCCAAAGGaaatctggaattttgggatatttgggattttcctcaGTGCCTCTTGATCAATGGGAAGCTGAGGATGAGCTTGGATGGGAATATTCCAGGATATGAATGGAATTCTTGGGAAAATGCATGGCTGGTGATGCTGATGGGCTTTTCCAGAGGaaatctggaattttgggatatttgggattttcctcaGTGCCTGTTGGTCTGAGGTAAACCAAGGTAAGAGCAATGGGAATATTCCAGAGTGGAATTCTTGGGAAAATGCCTGATGGGCTTTTCCAGAGTGAATATTCCTGTGGTtagaaattcccaaattccttggATCTCCAGCTGAAAAGAGCCAGATAAATCCAGGTGTGTTTATTCGggattcctgcttttcccaccttGGATTTCAGTGTTTCCTGTGGGATTGGAGAGCGGGATCCTGAATCCCCCTTGGATTTCAGTGTTTCCTGTGGGATTGGAGAGCGGGATTCTGAATCCCCCTTGGATTTCAGTGTTTCCTGTGGGATTGCAGAGCGGGATTCTAAATCCCCCTTGGATTTCAGTGTTTCCTGTGGGATTGGAGAGTGGGATTCTGAATCCCCCTTGGATTTCAGTGTTTCCCACTGGGTTGCAGAGCGGGATTCTGAATCCCCCTTGGATTTCAGTGTTTCCTGTGGGATTGGAGAGCGGGATTCTGAATCCCCCTTGGATTTCAGTTGGAGAGCGGGATTCTGAATCCCCCTTGGATTTCAGTTGGAGAGCGGGATTCTAAATCCCCCTTGGATTTCAGTTGGAGAGTGGGATCCTAAATCCCCCTTGGATTTCAGTGTTTCCCACTGGGTTGGAGAGTGGAATCCTAAATCCCCCTTGGATTTCAGTGTTTCCTGTGGGATTGGAGAGCGGGATTCTAAATCCCCCTTGGATTTCAGTTGGAGAGCGGGATTCTGAATCCCCCTTGGATTTTGGTGTTTCCTGTGGGATTGGAGAGCGGGATTCTGAATCCCCCTTGGATTTCAGTGTTTCCCACTGGGTTGGAGAGCGGGATCCTAAATCCCCCTTGGATTTCAGTTGGAGAGCGGGATTCTAAATCCCCCTTGGATTTCAGTGTTTCCTGTGGGATTGGAGAGCGGGATTCTGAATCCCCCTTGGATTTCAGTTGGAGAGCGGGATTCTGAATCCCCCTTGGATTTCAGTGTTTCCTGTGGGATTCTGAATCCCCCTTGGATTTCAGTGTTTCCTGTGGGATTGCAGAGCGAGATTCTAAATCCCCCTTGGATTTCAGTTGGAGATTGGGATTCTAAATCCCCCTTGGATTTTCAGCGTTTCCCTGGGAGAGGAGGCCGGGTGGAGCGAGCCCATGAGCGAGGACATCCGGATCCATTCCTGGCCTTGCTCCTACTACCTGGACTCCAGCAAGCAATGGATCCCTGGCAAGCTCTCCCTGACCCCCACCTCCATCAAATTCACGGCTGACAAATCCGGGGAGCTCCTGGCGGATTTCCAGCTCTCCGGCATCAGCGAGATCAAGAAGGAATCTTCCCATCTGATCTTCAGCTCGCTCACCGTGCTGGAGAAAGGCGCCAAGCACTGGTTCGGCTCCCTGCAGCCCAACAGGAATGTGGTGTTCAACGTCCTGGAGCATTtctggagggagcagctgctgcccggCCGGGAGGGGGCAGCGGGAGCGGCCTCGGGCTCCAGCAAGGGTCGGGAATTGTCGGGAATGTTGGAGGGATCCCAGAAACGCCTGGAGGACACGGCCAAGGTGCTGCAGGCCCAGGGGGAGCAGTTCGACAGCATCATGAGGGGGCTGCACAAGATCGAGGGGGACATGGATGTGGCCGACAGGTTCGGAATGGGAGCGTTCCCGCGGCTGGGAGTGACTTTGGGGGGCCTGGGATTTCTGGGGGAGGGCTTTGGGAAAGGAAATTGGGTTTTTCAttggagggatggagcagctccgtgAGGAAACAATGAGGGAGTTGGGAATGCTCAggtggagaaagggaaaatccagggaaggCTCAGGGTGTgagggggctccaggagagctggagagggacaggacacagggaatggctcccagtgccagagggcagggatgggtgggagattgggaattgggaattgttcctgtgagggtggggaggccctggaatacaatccccagagcagctggggctgcccctggatttCCAGGTCCAGGCTggtcagggcttggagcagcctgggacagtgggaggtgtccctgcccatggctgggggtggcactggaggatccttgaggttccttccaacccaaaccattccaagatTTCATGTCACTTCATTCCCATCTGTGAGAAATGAATTTgtagagaatttttaaagtttgacaGAGGAgtttggagaggagaagctccagggagagctcagagcccctggcagggcctggaggggctccaggagagctggagagggactggggacagggatggagggacaggacacagggaatggctcccagtgccagagggcagggatgggtgggagattgggaattgggaattcctggctggaatgggattcccagagcagctggggctgcccctggatccctggcagtgcccaaggccaggctggagcagcctgggacagtgggaattctctgcccatggaatgggatcACCCTTAGGATCCCTTCCAGTCCAAGCCTTTGTGTCCATGGGTTCAgggaatgttgggaattcaGCTCTGGGAATTCAGGAGTGCCCCaatctccttcctcctgcccgTGTCCTGCTCCACAGGGATAAAATTGGGATAAGAGCAgggtttgcagtgcccatccctggggaatccagagctgtgctggcttctTCCTTGTCCTTTTCCTTCCCGCCCTTTTTTCccgccattttcccctcatgatTTTTCCCCCGCCATTTTTGTCTCCCtggtttttccccttccctctcttcctgcccttttctcctttccctcaccattttttcccctcaccatTTTGGTTTCCCTCTGTTTATTCCTTTCCCGCCCTTTTTCcctcaccattttttcccctcaccatTTTGGTTTCCCTCTGTTTATTCCTTTCCCGCCCTTTTTCCctcaccatttttttcccctcatgatTTTCCTTCACCATTTCTGTTTCCCTCTggtttttccctcccttttttcctctcccgcccctttcccaccctcttttcttccctcactTTTcccccacagcttccctggaaaTCCTTTGCCTCGATTTTCTAGGAATATCCCCAATCCTTTAAAACACTTTGGATTGAATGGGAAAGAACccagaattgggaattttgggtgagCTCGTGGCAGGATTGGAATATCCAATATTCCAAcagccagggaaaagcaggaattgtcaggagtgggagcagccagggctcctggGAATATTTGTGCCAAGTATTTCCTTATCTTGGAACCCTCTGGATAAAATTCCAGCAGGAGTGAGGGGAatgcaggagaggagaagaaTGGGAAAGGACTCGGAGTGTGGGAAGGGACTTGGAATTCCACGGATTCAAGGGTGGCTGAACATTACCCAGCtcggagctgcagcagggaattcCAGAGGGCTCTTCCCAGTTTTATTGAATTTAtggagcagggaattcctgggagTATCCCAAGGTTTTAATGGATTTAAAACAgggaatgaaaacagaattaaattgGGATTTTAGGGATGATTATTGTCGGTTTTCCCTTAAAAAAGGGGAATGTTTTccttgtccccagagcaggagctggagctgaacaattccagccctggctcccttCCCTGTTTGCTGGGAATGTTTTCCttatggagctgctccagcactgatGGAAAGATGGGGTGTGGACACCTCTGGGAAGTTTCTGCTGGATTTTGGAGCATCGAGCTGGAATTTTTCGTGTTTTATCTGGGAATTTGGGTGTGgagcaaaggaaaaagcatCAGGCTGAGGGggtgaaggaaaaggagcaggaaaagccttGGAAGTGGTGATGGCTGGGCAGGAGTGGGAATATTGAGGAACAGACACAGGGAAATGGGTCTGGAAAAATCCacttccattccttccttcccagctgggATTCTGGGCGTTTTTCCAGTGGATTATGAGGAGAAGGTGGAGTCCCAGCTGGAAGGGAATCCAATATTCAATTGAATATCCAATGTTCAATTTCCTGCATCCTGGGAAATGCGTTTGAGGAGGGATTAAGGAATTTCCGTGTCTGTGCGGAATTTTCTTGGAACTGCTGGAACATCCAAAGCTTTTCCCTCTCCCgaccctcccttccctctcccaggctgctgaCAGAGCTGGAATCTCCCTCCTGGTGGCCCTTCAGCACCAAACTCTGGAAAAGCCCCGTGGAAGCGAAACCCAAGGAAACCCCGGCAGCTCCcgatcccaaaatccaggaggGAATCCTGCTGCGCATCCCAGTGATCATCACGCACAGGACGGACTCCGGCGCCAAACCCGGCCAACTCACGGTGCTGCCCTCGGGCCTGGAGATCCGGGATtgcaattcccagctcctgcaccgCTTCGAGGCGCGGGACGTGGACGACATCCGCGTGCACACGCCCTACGAGATCAGCGTGCGGCAGCGCTTCATCGGCAGGCCCGACGTCTCCTTCCGCCTGCTGGCCGCGCGCATGCCCCAGGCCATCCccctgctggaaatgcagttcagcaggaaaatccagTTCCTGGAGGATGCTCTGGGGTTTGCCGGGGCCAGCAAGGCCCCTCAGGCGGATTTGGGGACGTCCATCTGGCAGGCAGGTGGGTGCCAGGGGGTTCCGGGCTCCAAAGGTTTTCCCAAGGAACATTCCAGAGGCAAATGAATTAATGGTGAGGATAAATTCCAGGAATCAACTCCAGGGACTTCAGAGCctttggcactgctgctgcttttcctggaggTAATTCCCAGCTGCAAGGGAATATCCAATATGCAATAGCCAATAATTAACACCCAATAATTGCTCTCCAATACCCAATAATTAATATCCAGTGTCCCTTATCTAATATCTGATATCCAGTGTTTAATATCCAATATCCAGTGTTTAATATCCAATATCCCATATCCAGTATCCAGTGTTTAATATCCAATATCCCATATCCAGTATCCAGTGTTTAATATCCAGTATCCAGTGTTTAATATCCAATATCCCATATCCAGTATCCAGTGTTCAATAtcaggtggatttggggacGTCCATCTGGCAGGCAGGTGGGTGCCAGGGGGTTCCGGGCTCCAAAGGTTTTTCCAAGGAATATTCCAGAGGCCAGGGTGAGTGAGTCCATGGTAAACCCAAGGGATAAACTCCAGGTGATTTCagagccttttccctggaggtAATTCCCAGCTTAACACCCAATAATTACTATCCAATACCCAATAATTATTATCCAGTATCCAGTGTTTAATATCCAGTATCCAGTGTTTAATATCCAATATCCCATATCCAATATCCAGTGTTTAATATCCAATATTCCCATATCCAGTATCCAGTGTTCAATAtcaggtggatttggggatgtCCATCTAGGGGTGCCAGGGGTTTCCGGGCTCCAAGGGTTTTTCCAAGGAATATTCCAGAGGCCAGGGTGAGTGAGTCCATGGTAAACCCAAGGGATAAACTCCAGGTGATTTCAGAGCCTTTgacactgctgcttttcctggagttaattcccagctggaagggAATATCCAATATTCAGTAGCCAATAATTCACACCCAGTAATTGCTCTCCAATACCCAATAATTAATATCCAGTGTCCCTTATCTAATATCTGATATACAGTGTTTAATATCCAATATCCAGTGTTTAATATCCAATATCCCATATCCAGTATCCAGTGTTTAATATCCAATATCCCATATCCAGTATCCAGTGTTTACTATCCAATATCCCATATCCAGTATCCAGTGTTTAATATCCAATATCCCATATCCAGTATTCAATGTTTAATAtcaggtggatttggggacGTCCATCTGGCAGGCAGGTGGGTGCCAGGGGGTTCCGGGCTCCAAAGGTTTTCCCAAGGAATATTCCAGAGGCCATGGTGAGTGAGTCCATGGTAAACCCAAGGGATAAACTCCAAGTGGCTTCAGAGCCTTTGgcattgctgcttttcctggaggTAATTCCCAGCTTAACACCCAATAATTACTATCCAATACCCAATAATTAATATCCAGTATCCAGTGTTTAATATCCAGTATCCAGTGTTTAATATCCAATATCCAGTGTTTACTATCCAATATCCCATATCCAGTATCCAGTGTTTAATATCCAATATCCAGTGTTTAATATCCAATATCCCATATCCAGTATCCAGTGTTTAATATCCAATATCCCATATCCAGTATCCAGTGTTTGATATCCTGTAGTTAATTCCCAGCTTAACACGCAGTAATTACTGTCCAATACCCAATAATTAATATCCAGTATCCAGTGTTTAATATCCAATATCCAGTGTTTACTATCCAATATCCCATATCCAGTATCCAGTGTTTAATATCCAATATCCCATATCCAGTATCCAGTGTTCAATAtcaggtggatttggggatgtCCATCTAGGGGTGCCAGGGGTTTCCGGGCTCCAAGGGTTTTTCCAAGGAATATTCCAGAGGCCAGGGTGAGTGAGTCCATGGTAAACCCAAGGGATAAACTCCAGGAGGCTTCAGAgcccttggcactgctgcttttcctggaggTAATTCCCAGCTTAACACCCAGTAATTACTATCCAATACCCAATAATTATTATCCAGTATCCAGTGTTTAATATCCAGTATCCAGTGTTTACTATCCAATATCCCATATCCAGTATCCAGTGTTTAATATCCAATATTCCCATATCCAGTATCCAGTGTTTGATATCCTGTAGTTAATTCCCAGCTTAACACGCAATAATTACTATCCAATACCCAATAATTATTATCCAGTATCCAGTGTTTAATATCCAATATCCCATATCCAATATCCAGTGTTTAATATCCAATATCCCATATCCAATATCCCATATCCAATATCCAGTGTTTAATATCCAGTATCCAGTGTTTACTATCCAATATCCCATATCCAGTATCCAATATCCAATATCCCATATCCAATATCCAGTGTTTAATATCCAATATCCCATATCCAGTATCCAGTGTTTAATATCCAATATCCCATATCCAGTATCCAGTGTTTAATATCCAATATCCCATATCCAGTATCCAGTGTTTAATATCCAATAACCCATATCCAATATCCAGTGTTTGATATCCAATATCCAGTGTTTAATATCCAATATCCCATATCCAGTATCCAGTGTTCAATAtcaggtggatttggggacGTCCATCTGGCAGGCAGGTGGGTGCCAGGGGGTTCCGGGCTCCAAAGGTTTTCCCAAGGAACATTCCAGAGGCCAGGGTGAGTGAGTCCATGGTAAACCCAAGGGATAAATTCGAGGTGACTTCAGAGCCTTTggcactgctgcttttcctggagtcaattcccagctggaagggAATAGCCAATATTCAATAGCCAATAATTAATACCCAAGAATTACTATCCAATACCCAGTAATTAATATCCAGTATCCAGTGTTTAATATCCAATATCCCATATCCAGTATCCAGTGTTCAATAtcaggtggatttggggacGTCCATCTGGAGGTGCCAGGGGTTTCCGGGCTCCAAAGGTTTTCCCAAGGAACATTCCAGAGGCAAATGAATTAATGGTGAGGATAAATTCCAGGAATCAACTCCAGGTGATTTCAGAGCctttggcactgctgctgcttttcctggagttaattcccagctggaaggaaATATCCAATATTCAGTAGCCAATAATTCACACCCAAGAATTGCTCTCCAATACCCAATAATTACTATCCAATAAATAATTAAGAGTATTTAATATCCAGTATCTCATATCTAGTAATCAGTATTCAATATCCAATAGCCAGTATCCAATGTTCCATATCCAATATCCCATATCCACCATCTGATATTCAATATTCAGTATCCCATATCCAATATTCCATATCCAATATCCAGTATTTAATATCCAATACCCAATAATTACTGTCCAATAGCCAGTATCCCATATCCAATATTTAATGTCCAATATCCCATATCCAATATTCAATATCCCATATTTAATATCCCATAGccaatatttcatatttacttCCAGTATTTAATAACGGATATTCCATGATCTATAGCCAGTGTTTAATATCCAGTATTCCATATCCAATACCCAATAATTAATATCCAATAATTAATACCTAGTATTTTAATATCCAGTATCCCATATCCAGTAGTCAGTATTCAATATCCAATAGAAAGTATCCAATATCCAATATTTAATATTCCATATATATATCCAATATCCAGTATTTAATATCCAATACCCAATAATTAATATCCAATAGCCAGTATCCCATATCTAATATCCAATAATTACTATCCAATATCCCATATCCAACATCCAATATTCAATATTCCATATCCCATATCCAGTATTTCATATCTGTTATTCAGTATTTAATAATGGATATTCCATGTTCTATAACCAGTGTTTAATATCCAATATTCCATATCCAATATCCAGTATTTAATATCCAATAGCCAGTATCCCGTATCTAATATCCAATAATTACTATCCAATATCCCATATCCAACATCCAATATTCAATATTCCATATCCCATATTTAATATCCCATATCCAATATTTCATATCTGTTATTCAGTATTTAATAATGGATATTCCATGTTCTATAGCCAGTGTTTAATATCCAATATTCCATATCCAGTATTTAATACCCAATAATTAATATCCAATTATTAATAACCAGTATTTAATATCCAATATCCCATGTCCAATATCCCATATCCAGTATTTCATATCTGTTATCCAGTATTTAATAATGGATATTCCATGTTCTATAGCCAGTGTTTAATATCCAATATTCCATATCCAATATCCAGTATTTAATACCCAATAATTAATATCCAATTATGAATACCCAGTATTTAATATCCAATATCCCATATCAAATATCCCGTATCCCATGTCCAATATCCCATATCAAATATCCAGTTTCCAATATCCCATATTCCATATCCAGTATCCCATATCTAATATTTAATATCCAATATCCCATCTCCAATATTGATATTAAAcctttaatattaaatattcccTTCAATCCTGAACACTTTCCCCAAATATCCAGGAATCTTGAATTAAAACATGGAATAAACCTGATTTTCCCATATTAAAAACCCCAGGATTTTGATATTAGACAAGTCCAGGTGTGGGAATTCCTGAGattttggaat comes from Zonotrichia leucophrys gambelii isolate GWCS_2022_RI chromosome 2, RI_Zleu_2.0, whole genome shotgun sequence and encodes:
- the SNAP47 gene encoding synaptosomal-associated protein 47, producing the protein MSEDIRIHSWPCSYYLDSSKQWIPGKLSLTPTSIKFTADKSGELLADFQLSGISEIKKESSHLIFSSLTVLEKGAKHWFGSLQPNRNVVFNVLEHFWREQLLPGREGAAGAASGSSKGRELSGMLEGSQKRLEDTAKVLQAQGEQFDSIMRGLHKIEGDMDVADRLLTELESPSWWPFSTKLWKSPVEAKPKETPAAPDPKIQEGILLRIPVIITHRTDSGAKPGQLTVLPSGLEIRDCNSQLLHRFEARDVDDIRVHTPYEISVRQRFIGRPDVSFRLLAARMPQAIPLLEMQFSRKIQFLEDALGFAGASKAPQADLGTSIWQAASGFLGAAAAPEGPEREQVQLHKVSQEEAKELRQILQKLKGLALETEAELERQDEALESIGSSADRATLTIERQNRRMRKLT